A genomic window from Pseudomonas alcaligenes includes:
- a CDS encoding aminotransferase class V-fold PLP-dependent enzyme, with translation MPITSPWRADFPGILALAAEGQTYLDSAATAQKPQAMLDSMLGYYAGGAANVHRAQHLPGERATRAFEATRAKAAHWLNAASVDEIVFTRGTTESLNLLAYGLEHLFQAGDRIVVSALEHHANLLPWQQLAERRGLELRVLPLDDHGQVDLDRAASLIDPRTRLLAVSQLSNVLGRWQPLAELLALARARGALSVVDGAQGVVHGRHDVQALGCDFYVCSAHKLYGPEGVGLLHGRRQALQDLRHWQFGGEMVLQADYQHAHFRPAPLGFEAGTPPIAAVIALGATLDYLAGLDAEAVAAHEAALHAELLAGLSSRDGVRLLGAPQVALASFVVAGVHSADLAHLLTEQGIAVRSGHHCAMPLLKSLGLPGAIRVSLGLYNDGADLARFFAALDKALELLR, from the coding sequence ATGCCCATCACCTCTCCCTGGCGCGCCGACTTCCCCGGCATCCTGGCCCTCGCCGCCGAGGGCCAGACCTACCTGGACAGCGCCGCCACCGCGCAGAAGCCGCAGGCCATGCTGGACAGCATGCTCGGCTATTACGCCGGCGGCGCGGCCAACGTACACCGCGCCCAGCACCTGCCCGGCGAACGCGCCACCCGCGCCTTCGAGGCGACCCGGGCCAAGGCCGCGCACTGGCTGAACGCCGCCAGCGTCGATGAGATCGTCTTCACCCGCGGCACCACGGAGTCGCTCAACCTGCTGGCCTACGGCCTGGAGCACCTGTTCCAGGCCGGCGACCGGATAGTCGTCAGCGCCCTGGAGCACCATGCCAACCTGCTGCCCTGGCAGCAGCTGGCCGAGCGGCGCGGCCTGGAGCTGAGGGTGCTGCCCCTGGATGACCATGGCCAGGTCGACCTCGACCGGGCTGCCAGCCTGATCGACCCGCGCACCCGCCTGCTCGCCGTGTCGCAGCTGTCCAACGTGCTGGGGCGCTGGCAGCCGCTGGCCGAACTGCTCGCCCTGGCCCGCGCCCGGGGCGCCCTGAGCGTGGTGGATGGCGCCCAGGGCGTCGTGCACGGTCGCCATGATGTGCAGGCGCTGGGCTGCGACTTCTATGTATGCTCCGCGCACAAGCTCTACGGCCCGGAGGGCGTCGGCCTGCTCCATGGCCGCCGGCAGGCGCTGCAGGACCTGCGCCACTGGCAGTTCGGCGGCGAGATGGTGCTGCAGGCGGACTACCAGCATGCGCACTTCCGCCCTGCGCCCCTGGGTTTCGAGGCCGGCACCCCGCCGATCGCTGCCGTCATCGCCCTGGGCGCCACGCTGGACTACCTGGCCGGGCTGGATGCCGAGGCCGTCGCCGCCCATGAGGCGGCCCTGCATGCCGAGCTGCTGGCAGGCTTGAGCAGTCGCGATGGCGTGCGCCTGCTGGGGGCGCCGCAAGTGGCGCTGGCCAGCTTCGTGGTGGCCGGCGTGCACAGCGCCGACCTGGCCCACCTGCTCACCGAGCAGGGCATCGCCGTGCGCAGCGGCCATCACTGCGCCATGCCGCTGCTGAAAAGCCTCGGCCTGCCTGGCGCGATTCGCGTGTCGCTGGGCTTGTACAACGATGGCGCGGACCTCGCGCGCTTCTTCGCCGCCCTCGACAAGGCCCTGGAGCTGCTGCGATGA
- the dapD gene encoding 2,3,4,5-tetrahydropyridine-2,6-dicarboxylate N-succinyltransferase, which produces MSSKLFSLAFGVGTQNRQGAWLEVFYAQPLLDPAAELVATVAAKLGYSGGNQAIAISTNQAGELANAIKGIDATQAALLTRLAESHRPLVVTLLAEDAALTSTPEAYLKLHLLSHRLAKPHGLNLTGIFPLLPNVAWTSQGAVDLGELAERQLEARLKGELLEVFSVDKFPKMTDYVVPAGVRIADSARVRLGAYIGEGTTVMHEGFVNFNAGTAGPGMIEGRVSAGVFVGKGSDLGGGCSTMGTLSGGGNIVISVGEGCLIGANAGIGIPLGDRNTVESGLYVTAGTKVALLDEANNLVKVVKARELAGQPDLLFRRNSQTGAVECKTNKTAIELNEALHAHN; this is translated from the coding sequence ATGAGCAGCAAACTCTTCAGCCTGGCCTTCGGCGTCGGCACCCAGAACCGCCAGGGCGCCTGGCTGGAAGTCTTCTACGCCCAGCCCCTGCTCGACCCGGCCGCCGAGCTGGTCGCCACCGTGGCGGCCAAGCTGGGCTACAGCGGCGGCAACCAGGCCATCGCCATCAGCACCAACCAGGCCGGTGAACTGGCCAACGCCATCAAGGGCATCGATGCCACCCAGGCCGCCCTGCTCACCCGCCTGGCCGAGAGCCATCGGCCGCTGGTGGTCACCCTGCTGGCCGAGGACGCCGCGCTGACCTCCACCCCGGAGGCCTACCTCAAGCTGCACCTGCTGTCGCACCGCCTGGCCAAGCCGCACGGCCTGAACCTGACCGGCATCTTCCCGCTGCTGCCGAACGTGGCCTGGACCAGCCAGGGCGCCGTCGACCTCGGCGAGCTGGCCGAGCGCCAGCTGGAAGCCCGCCTGAAGGGCGAGCTGCTGGAAGTGTTCTCGGTGGACAAGTTCCCCAAGATGACCGACTACGTGGTGCCGGCCGGCGTGCGCATCGCCGACAGCGCCCGCGTGCGCCTGGGCGCCTACATCGGTGAAGGCACCACGGTGATGCACGAGGGCTTCGTCAACTTCAACGCCGGCACCGCCGGCCCGGGCATGATCGAAGGCCGCGTCTCCGCCGGCGTGTTCGTCGGCAAGGGCTCGGACCTGGGCGGCGGCTGCTCGACCATGGGCACCCTGTCCGGCGGCGGCAACATCGTCATCAGCGTCGGCGAAGGCTGCCTGATCGGCGCCAACGCCGGCATCGGCATCCCGCTGGGCGACCGCAACACCGTGGAGTCCGGCCTGTACGTCACCGCCGGCACCAAGGTGGCCCTGCTCGACGAGGCCAACAACCTGGTCAAGGTGGTCAAGGCGCGCGAACTGGCCGGCCAGCCCGACCTGCTGTTCCGCCGCAACTCGCAGACCGGCGCGGTGGAGTGCAAGACCAACAAGACCGCGATCGAGCTGAACGAGGCGCTGCACGCGCACAACTGA
- a CDS encoding iron-containing alcohol dehydrogenase, whose translation MRNFSYYNPTRILFGAGQIASLGQLIPADSRLLVTHGGGSILQNGVWQQVEQALAGHWLSRFAGIEANPQYATLLRAVAQARREHCDFILAVGGGSVIDGSKFIAAALAYPGEPFDLLCGTPIRRAVPLGCVATLASGSASTPHGELCHAGLQARLGFSSPCLQPRFAILDPCATFSLPPRQIGNGVVAGFGHVLQQYLAQPDDCPLQERQAEALLLTLLELGPRALAEPGDYAVRANLLWCASQALQGLAGMVAAPDDGLRRLGQALSLLYHLEPAQALAVLLPAWLGAQRAQRQARLLQYAERVWSLRLGSAQQRIEAAIAASASFFKHMGMLTRLSEHGLDAEAIFQVLDYLRGQGAQEAALEQHERLLLQAL comes from the coding sequence ATGCGCAACTTCAGCTACTACAACCCGACCCGCATCCTGTTCGGCGCCGGGCAGATCGCCAGCCTTGGCCAGTTGATTCCCGCCGACAGCCGGCTGCTGGTCACCCACGGTGGCGGCAGCATCCTGCAGAACGGCGTGTGGCAGCAGGTCGAGCAGGCACTGGCCGGGCACTGGCTCAGCCGCTTCGCCGGCATCGAGGCCAACCCGCAGTACGCCACCCTGCTGCGTGCCGTGGCCCAGGCCCGCCGCGAGCACTGCGACTTCATCCTCGCCGTCGGCGGCGGCTCGGTGATCGACGGCAGCAAGTTCATCGCCGCCGCCCTGGCCTACCCCGGCGAGCCCTTCGACCTGCTCTGTGGCACGCCGATCCGCCGCGCCGTGCCGCTGGGCTGTGTAGCGACCCTGGCCAGCGGGTCGGCCAGCACGCCCCACGGCGAACTGTGCCACGCCGGGCTGCAGGCGCGCCTGGGCTTTTCCAGCCCCTGCCTGCAGCCACGCTTCGCCATTCTCGACCCCTGCGCCACCTTCAGCCTGCCGCCCCGGCAGATCGGCAACGGCGTGGTGGCCGGCTTCGGCCATGTCCTGCAGCAGTATCTCGCCCAGCCCGACGACTGCCCGCTGCAGGAGCGCCAGGCCGAGGCCCTGCTGCTGACCCTGCTGGAGCTCGGCCCGCGGGCCCTGGCCGAACCCGGCGACTATGCCGTGCGGGCCAACCTGCTGTGGTGCGCCAGCCAGGCGCTGCAGGGCCTGGCCGGAATGGTCGCGGCGCCGGACGATGGCCTGCGCCGGCTCGGCCAGGCGCTCAGCCTGCTCTACCACCTGGAGCCGGCGCAGGCCCTGGCGGTGCTGCTGCCGGCCTGGCTCGGCGCACAGCGGGCGCAGCGCCAGGCCAGGCTGCTGCAGTATGCCGAGCGGGTCTGGAGCCTGCGCCTGGGCAGTGCGCAACAGCGCATCGAGGCCGCCATTGCCGCCAGCGCCAGCTTCTTCAAGCACATGGGCATGCTCACCCGCCTGTCCGAACACGGCCTGGACGCCGAGGCGATCTTCCAGGTGCTGGACTACCTGCGCGGCCAGGGGGCGCAGGAGGCCGCACTGGAGCAGCATGAACGCCTGCTCCTGCAGGCCCTGTGA
- a CDS encoding SufE family protein produces the protein MSLPAAAREALDAFAACPGWEQRARLLMQWGERLQGLSESERSEANRVHGCESQVWLVAERQDGHWRFRASSDARLIRGLLAVLLARIDGLDAQALAELDLPAWFDQLGLARQLSPSRSNGLNAVLQRMRELAG, from the coding sequence ATGAGCCTGCCGGCCGCCGCCCGCGAGGCCCTCGACGCCTTCGCCGCCTGCCCCGGCTGGGAACAGCGCGCGCGCCTGCTGATGCAGTGGGGCGAGCGCCTGCAAGGGCTGAGCGAGAGCGAACGTAGCGAAGCCAACCGGGTGCACGGCTGCGAAAGCCAGGTCTGGCTGGTGGCAGAGCGGCAGGATGGACACTGGCGCTTCCGCGCCAGCAGCGATGCGCGGCTGATCCGCGGCCTGCTGGCCGTGCTGCTGGCGCGCATCGACGGCCTGGACGCCCAGGCCCTGGCCGAGCTGGATCTGCCGGCCTGGTTCGACCAGCTGGGCCTGGCCCGCCAACTCTCGCCCTCGCGCAGCAACGGCCTCAACGCCGTGCTGCAGCGCATGCGCGAGCTGGCCGGCTAG
- the tcdA gene encoding tRNA cyclic N6-threonylcarbamoyladenosine(37) synthase TcdA, with translation MADEQRFGGIARLYGREGLQRLAAAHVAVVGIGGVGSWAAEALARCGVGEISLFDLDDVCITNTNRQVHAVEGAVGKAKVDEMAARIRAINPACKVHPVADFVTRETMAEYITEQLDGVLDCIDSVAAKAALIAWCKRRKIQIVTTGGAGGQIDPTQIQVADLNKTFNDPLAAKVRSTLRRDYGFSRTPGRSYSVPCVFSSEQLRYPKPDGSVCQAKGFVGEGVKLDCAGGFGAVTMVTASFGMVAAARIVDKLVAGARRPSERAGQPA, from the coding sequence ATGGCAGACGAACAGCGCTTCGGTGGCATAGCCCGGCTCTACGGGCGCGAGGGCCTGCAACGCCTGGCCGCGGCCCATGTGGCGGTGGTCGGCATCGGCGGCGTCGGCTCCTGGGCGGCCGAGGCCCTGGCGCGCTGCGGCGTGGGCGAGATCTCGCTGTTTGACCTGGACGACGTGTGCATCACCAACACCAATCGCCAGGTGCATGCCGTCGAGGGCGCCGTGGGCAAGGCCAAGGTCGACGAGATGGCCGCGCGCATCCGTGCCATCAATCCGGCGTGCAAGGTTCATCCGGTGGCCGACTTCGTCACCCGCGAGACCATGGCCGAGTACATCACCGAGCAGCTCGACGGCGTTCTCGACTGCATCGACAGCGTGGCGGCCAAGGCCGCGCTGATCGCCTGGTGCAAGCGGCGCAAGATCCAGATCGTCACCACTGGCGGCGCCGGCGGGCAGATCGACCCGACGCAGATCCAGGTCGCCGACCTCAACAAGACCTTCAACGACCCGCTGGCGGCCAAGGTGCGCAGCACCCTGCGCCGCGACTACGGCTTCTCGCGCACGCCGGGGCGCAGCTACAGCGTGCCCTGCGTGTTCTCCAGCGAGCAGCTGCGCTACCCCAAGCCGGACGGCAGCGTGTGCCAGGCCAAGGGCTTCGTCGGCGAGGGGGTCAAGCTCGACTGCGCCGGTGGCTTCGGTGCGGTGACGATGGTCACCGCCAGCTTCGGCATGGTTGCCGCCGCGCGCATCGTCGACAAGCTGGTGGCCGGTGCGCGGCGGCCGTCCGAGCGTGCGGGCCAACCCGCCTGA
- the dapC gene encoding succinyldiaminopimelate transaminase, with product MNHALTQLQPYPFEKLRALLAGITPPADKRPIALSIGEPKHKSPDFVARALADNLDQLAVYPTTLGLPALREAIAAWCERRFGVPAGWLDAARHVLPVNGTREALFAFTQTVVNREAAGLVVSPNPFYQIYEGAALLAGAEPHYLPCREENGFNPDFDAVPAAVWQRCQILFICSPGNPTGALVPMQQLKKLIALADEHDFVIAADECYSELYFDEDNPPPGLLSACVELGRSDFKRCVVFHSLSKRSNLPGLRSGFVAGDADILKPFLLYRTYHGCAMPVQTQLASIAAWNDEAHVRANRDQYRAKYDAVLDILQPVLDVQRPDGSFYLWARTPGDDAEFTRQLFAREHVTVVPGSYLSREVHGENPGAGRIRMALVAPLAECIEAAERIRAFVQGL from the coding sequence ATGAACCACGCCCTGACCCAGCTGCAGCCCTACCCCTTCGAGAAACTGCGCGCCCTGCTCGCCGGCATCACCCCGCCGGCGGACAAGCGGCCGATCGCCCTGTCCATCGGCGAGCCCAAGCACAAGTCGCCGGACTTCGTGGCCCGGGCCCTGGCGGACAACCTCGACCAGCTGGCCGTCTACCCCACCACCCTGGGCCTGCCGGCCCTGCGCGAAGCCATCGCCGCCTGGTGCGAGCGCCGCTTCGGCGTGCCGGCCGGCTGGCTGGACGCCGCCCGCCACGTGTTGCCGGTCAACGGCACCCGCGAGGCGCTGTTCGCCTTCACCCAGACCGTGGTCAACCGCGAAGCCGCGGGCCTGGTGGTCAGCCCCAACCCCTTCTACCAGATCTACGAGGGCGCGGCCCTGCTCGCCGGCGCCGAGCCGCACTACCTGCCGTGCCGCGAGGAGAACGGCTTCAACCCGGACTTCGACGCGGTACCGGCCGCGGTCTGGCAGCGCTGCCAGATCCTCTTCATCTGCTCGCCGGGCAACCCCACCGGTGCGCTGGTACCCATGCAGCAACTGAAGAAGCTGATCGCCCTGGCCGACGAGCACGACTTCGTGATCGCAGCCGACGAGTGCTACAGCGAGCTGTATTTCGACGAGGACAACCCGCCGCCCGGCCTGCTGTCCGCCTGCGTCGAGCTGGGTCGCAGCGATTTCAAGCGCTGCGTGGTGTTCCACAGCCTGTCCAAGCGCTCCAACCTGCCGGGCCTGCGCTCCGGCTTCGTCGCCGGCGACGCCGACATCCTGAAACCTTTCCTGCTGTACCGTACCTATCACGGTTGCGCCATGCCGGTGCAGACCCAGCTGGCCAGCATCGCCGCCTGGAACGACGAGGCCCACGTGCGCGCCAACCGCGACCAGTACCGCGCCAAGTACGACGCGGTGCTGGACATCCTGCAGCCGGTGCTGGACGTGCAGCGCCCGGACGGCAGCTTCTACCTGTGGGCACGCACCCCGGGCGACGACGCCGAGTTCACCCGCCAGCTGTTCGCCCGCGAACACGTCACCGTGGTGCCGGGCTCCTACCTGTCGCGCGAGGTGCATGGCGAGAACCCCGGCGCCGGGCGCATCCGCATGGCCCTGGTGGCCCCGCTGGCCGAGTGCATCGAGGCCGCCGAGCGCATCCGCGCCTTCGTTCAAGGATTGTGA
- a CDS encoding glycosyltransferase, which yields MPTRKLGLNLVVIVAVAALFTGLWALYNRPVSAPDWPEQISGFSYSPFRAGQSPMAGTYPSDAQIRADLELLSRHTDNIRTYSVDGKLADIPRLAEEFGLRVTLGVWISNDLERNEREIAKAIELANESRSVVRVTVGNESLFREEVEVEELIGYIDRVRAAVKVPVSTSEQWHIWQENPELAKHVDLIAAHVLPYWEFVPMEDSGEFVLERAKDLKKLFPKKPLLLSEVGWPSNGRTRGGAEADQAEQAIYLRTLVNSLNAKGYNYFVIEAFDQPWKASEEGSVGAYWGVYNLDRQPKFAFEGPVVAIPQWRLLAVASVVMGLLALALMLIDGSALRQRGRTFLTFVAFVGGSALVWIAYDYSQQYSTWFSLTVGGLLGIGALGVFIVLLTEAHELAETAWTRTRRRHFLPVLTDTAYRPKVSIHVPCYNEPPEMVKQTLDALAALDYPDYEVIIIDNNTKDPKVWEPVQAYCEQLGPRFRFFHVAPIEGFKGGALNYILPHTAPDAEVIAVIDSDYCVDRNWLKHMVPHFSDPKIAVVQSPQDYRDGDESSFKKLCYAEYKGFFHIGMVTRNDRDAIIQHGTMTMIRRSVMDELKWADWTICEDAELGLRVFEKGYSAAYAHQSFGRGLMPDTFIDYKKQRFRWAYGAIQIMKGHARSLFRGEGSQLTRGQRYHFIAGWLPWIADGLNIFFTIGALLWSAGMIIVPQRVDPPLLIFAIPPLALFFFKFGKIMFLYRKAVGVDLVRSFQAAIAGLALSHTIAKAVLYGTFTKTIPFFRTPKMASNHGILVALAEAREEVFVMLLLWGAAIGISCVQDIGNADVKFWVATLLVQSLPYLAALMMALLSSLPKPPPQNAEEAAGAA from the coding sequence ATGCCAACGCGCAAACTCGGACTCAATCTGGTGGTCATCGTGGCGGTCGCCGCCCTGTTCACCGGCCTCTGGGCGCTCTACAACCGCCCGGTCAGCGCCCCGGACTGGCCGGAGCAGATCTCCGGCTTCTCCTACTCGCCCTTCCGTGCCGGGCAAAGCCCGATGGCCGGCACCTACCCCAGCGACGCGCAGATCCGCGCCGACCTGGAGCTGCTGAGCCGGCACACCGACAACATCCGCACCTATTCGGTGGACGGCAAGCTGGCCGACATCCCGCGTCTGGCCGAGGAATTCGGCCTGCGCGTAACCCTCGGCGTGTGGATCAGCAACGATCTGGAGCGCAACGAGCGCGAAATCGCCAAGGCCATCGAACTGGCCAACGAGTCGCGCAGCGTGGTGCGGGTCACCGTGGGCAACGAATCGCTGTTCCGCGAGGAAGTCGAGGTCGAGGAGCTGATCGGCTACATCGATCGCGTACGTGCGGCGGTCAAGGTGCCGGTGAGTACCTCCGAGCAGTGGCACATCTGGCAGGAAAACCCCGAGCTGGCCAAGCACGTCGACCTGATCGCCGCGCACGTGCTGCCCTACTGGGAGTTCGTGCCGATGGAAGACTCCGGCGAGTTCGTCCTGGAGCGCGCCAAAGACCTGAAGAAGCTGTTCCCGAAGAAGCCGCTGCTGCTCTCCGAAGTCGGCTGGCCGAGCAACGGCCGCACCCGCGGCGGTGCCGAGGCGGACCAGGCCGAGCAGGCCATCTACCTGCGCACCCTGGTCAACTCGCTGAACGCCAAGGGCTACAACTACTTCGTCATCGAGGCCTTCGACCAGCCGTGGAAGGCCAGCGAGGAAGGCTCGGTGGGCGCCTACTGGGGCGTCTACAACCTCGACCGCCAGCCCAAGTTCGCCTTCGAGGGGCCGGTGGTGGCCATCCCGCAATGGCGCCTGCTGGCCGTGGCCTCGGTGGTCATGGGCCTGCTGGCCCTGGCACTGATGCTGATCGACGGCTCGGCCCTGCGCCAGCGCGGGCGTACCTTCCTGACCTTCGTCGCCTTCGTCGGCGGCTCCGCCCTGGTGTGGATCGCCTACGACTACAGCCAGCAGTACAGCACCTGGTTCAGCCTGACCGTCGGCGGCCTGCTCGGCATCGGCGCGCTGGGCGTGTTCATCGTCCTGCTCACCGAGGCCCACGAGCTGGCCGAGACGGCCTGGACCCGCACCCGCCGCCGGCACTTCCTGCCGGTGCTGACCGACACCGCCTACCGGCCCAAGGTGTCGATCCACGTGCCCTGCTACAACGAACCGCCGGAGATGGTGAAGCAGACCCTGGACGCCCTGGCGGCCCTGGACTACCCGGACTACGAAGTCATCATCATCGACAACAACACCAAGGACCCGAAGGTGTGGGAGCCGGTGCAGGCCTACTGCGAGCAGCTCGGCCCGCGCTTCCGCTTCTTCCACGTGGCGCCCATCGAGGGCTTCAAGGGCGGCGCGCTGAACTACATCCTGCCGCACACCGCGCCGGACGCCGAAGTGATCGCTGTGATCGACTCCGACTACTGCGTCGACCGCAACTGGCTCAAGCACATGGTGCCGCACTTCAGTGACCCGAAGATCGCCGTGGTGCAGTCGCCGCAGGACTACCGCGACGGCGACGAAAGCAGCTTCAAGAAGCTCTGCTACGCCGAGTACAAGGGCTTCTTCCACATCGGCATGGTCACCCGCAACGACCGCGACGCGATCATCCAGCACGGCACCATGACCATGATCCGCCGCAGCGTGATGGACGAGCTGAAGTGGGCCGACTGGACCATCTGCGAGGACGCCGAGCTGGGCCTGCGCGTGTTCGAGAAGGGCTATTCGGCCGCCTATGCCCACCAGAGCTTCGGCCGCGGCCTGATGCCCGACACCTTCATCGACTACAAGAAGCAGCGCTTCCGCTGGGCCTATGGCGCCATCCAGATCATGAAGGGCCACGCGCGCAGCCTGTTCCGCGGCGAGGGCTCGCAGCTGACCCGTGGCCAGCGCTACCACTTCATCGCCGGCTGGCTGCCGTGGATCGCCGACGGCCTGAACATCTTCTTCACCATCGGCGCCCTGCTCTGGTCGGCCGGCATGATCATCGTGCCGCAGCGGGTCGACCCGCCGCTACTGATCTTCGCCATCCCGCCGCTGGCGCTGTTCTTCTTCAAGTTCGGCAAGATCATGTTCCTCTACCGCAAGGCGGTGGGCGTCGACCTGGTGCGCTCGTTCCAGGCCGCCATCGCCGGTCTGGCGCTGTCCCACACCATCGCCAAGGCGGTGCTGTACGGCACCTTCACCAAGACCATCCCGTTCTTCCGCACGCCGAAGATGGCCAGCAACCACGGCATCCTGGTGGCCCTGGCGGAGGCCCGCGAGGAAGTCTTCGTGATGCTCCTGCTGTGGGGCGCGGCCATCGGCATCAGCTGCGTGCAGGACATCGGCAACGCCGACGTGAAGTTCTGGGTCGCCACCCTGCTGGTACAGTCCCTGCCCTACCTGGCCGCCCTGATGATGGCCCTGCTGTCGTCGCTGCCCAAGCCGCCGCCGCAGAACGCCGAGGAAGCTGCCGGCGCGGCCTGA
- a CDS encoding ArsC family reductase: MSITLYGIKACDTMKKARSWLDEHGVSYHFHDYKSAAIDRDRLHKWCAEHGWQTVLNRAGTTFRKLDEAQKADLDEARAIELMLAQPSMIKRPVLDLGDRTLVGFKPELYSAALA; this comes from the coding sequence ATGAGCATCACCCTCTACGGCATCAAGGCCTGCGACACCATGAAGAAGGCCCGCAGCTGGCTCGACGAGCACGGCGTGAGCTACCACTTCCATGACTATAAGAGCGCCGCCATCGACCGCGACCGCCTGCACAAATGGTGCGCCGAGCATGGCTGGCAGACCGTGCTGAACCGCGCCGGCACCACCTTCCGCAAACTCGACGAGGCGCAGAAGGCCGACCTGGACGAGGCCCGCGCCATCGAGCTGATGCTGGCCCAGCCCTCGATGATCAAGCGCCCGGTGCTCGACCTGGGCGACCGCACCCTGGTCGGCTTCAAGCCCGAACTCTATTCCGCCGCGCTGGCCTGA
- a CDS encoding ABC transporter substrate-binding protein — MSVPLRRSPLRWLLLAALALAGLVAAEPVVRIGTGDWVPYVDQQRADGGALARLVSAVFAAAGYRVEYSFYPWDRNVLMLQQGALDAIMPYSCSPMRLDYGVCSEPLVRGEIVLFHRKDLPFDWQRIEDLGPYRVATTLGYSYGPQFDQAQQAGQLQVEQNSKEDTAFRLLALGRVDLHPQDRAVGYAMLRRLFSERERRAITHHPRFLNTEPLRLLFRKGDPQAEALLLRFNRELARFAERGDLRSLQRALYTGDPDRWRPGAP, encoded by the coding sequence ATGTCCGTTCCGCTCCGTCGTTCGCCACTGCGCTGGCTGCTGCTGGCAGCTCTGGCGCTGGCTGGCCTGGTCGCGGCCGAGCCGGTGGTGCGCATCGGCACCGGCGACTGGGTGCCCTACGTCGACCAGCAGCGTGCCGATGGCGGTGCCCTGGCTCGGCTGGTCAGTGCGGTATTCGCCGCGGCCGGCTACCGGGTCGAGTATTCCTTCTACCCCTGGGACCGCAACGTGCTGATGCTGCAGCAGGGCGCGCTGGACGCCATCATGCCCTACAGCTGCAGCCCGATGCGCCTGGACTACGGCGTGTGCAGCGAACCGCTGGTGCGCGGCGAGATCGTCCTGTTCCACCGCAAGGACCTGCCGTTCGACTGGCAGCGCATCGAGGATCTCGGCCCCTACCGGGTCGCCACCACCCTCGGCTATTCCTACGGGCCGCAGTTCGACCAGGCGCAGCAGGCCGGACAGCTGCAGGTCGAGCAGAACAGCAAGGAGGACACCGCCTTCCGCCTGCTGGCGCTGGGCCGCGTCGACCTGCACCCGCAGGATCGCGCGGTCGGCTACGCCATGCTCAGGCGGCTGTTCTCCGAGCGTGAGCGCAGGGCCATCACTCACCATCCACGCTTCCTCAACACCGAGCCGCTGCGCCTGCTGTTCCGCAAGGGCGACCCGCAGGCCGAGGCACTGTTGCTGCGCTTCAACCGCGAGCTGGCCCGGTTCGCCGAGCGCGGCGACCTGCGCAGCCTGCAGCGTGCGCTGTACACCGGCGACCCGGACCGCTGGCGCCCGGGCGCGCCCTAG
- a CDS encoding DUF1456 family protein translates to MNNNDVLRSLRYLLDIGDAQLAAICRLADYELAPETVAALLRKEDEDGFQPCSDEVLAHFLDGLVFHRRGRDDSRPRLPVEKRLTNNIILKKLRVAFELRDDDLHEILRAADLPMTKAELGALFRSPEHKNYRACGDQLLRNFLRGLTQRQRG, encoded by the coding sequence ATGAACAACAACGACGTGCTGCGCAGCCTGCGCTACCTGCTGGATATCGGCGATGCCCAGCTGGCCGCGATCTGCCGGCTGGCCGACTACGAGCTGGCGCCCGAGACGGTGGCGGCCCTGCTCCGCAAGGAGGACGAGGACGGCTTCCAGCCCTGCAGCGACGAGGTGCTGGCGCACTTCCTCGATGGCCTGGTGTTCCACCGGCGTGGCCGCGACGACAGCCGTCCGCGGCTGCCGGTGGAGAAGCGCCTGACCAACAACATCATCCTGAAGAAGCTGCGGGTGGCCTTCGAGCTGCGCGACGACGACCTGCACGAGATCCTCCGCGCCGCAGACCTGCCGATGACCAAGGCCGAGCTCGGTGCGCTGTTCCGCAGCCCCGAGCACAAGAACTACCGCGCCTGCGGCGACCAGCTGCTGCGCAACTTCCTGCGCGGCCTGACCCAGCGTCAGCGCGGTTGA